In the Bacteroidota bacterium genome, one interval contains:
- a CDS encoding DUF58 domain-containing protein has product MIPRDLFSKIRHLEIRTKGLVNDVFGGEYHSAFKGRGIEFSEVRPYQIGDDVRTIDWNVSARTGETYVKLYEEEREQTLVLAVDVSGSERFGTGGVEKREVAAELCAVLAFSAVRNNDKVGLLLFSDRVERFVPPKKGRRHVLRIVRDVFAHAPQAAGTRITAALDHLLHVLRRRAIVVVVSDFFDRGYERKLRALSARHDVVAVHLRDPREVALPNVGLLTLRDAESGRPVLVDTGSRAAREAFARQAEARQAEIETALRSARVDTVRVQTDEDYVEPLVGFFRQRNRAA; this is encoded by the coding sequence GTGATTCCCCGCGACCTGTTCAGCAAAATCCGCCACCTCGAGATCCGCACGAAAGGCCTCGTCAACGACGTCTTCGGCGGCGAGTACCACTCGGCGTTCAAGGGGCGCGGGATCGAGTTCTCCGAGGTCCGCCCCTACCAGATCGGCGACGACGTGCGGACGATCGACTGGAACGTGTCGGCGCGGACCGGCGAGACCTACGTCAAGCTCTACGAGGAGGAGCGCGAGCAGACCCTCGTGCTCGCCGTCGACGTCTCGGGCAGCGAGCGTTTCGGGACGGGCGGGGTCGAGAAGCGCGAGGTGGCGGCCGAGCTGTGCGCCGTCCTCGCCTTCAGCGCGGTCCGCAACAACGATAAGGTGGGGCTGCTCCTGTTCTCGGACCGGGTCGAGCGCTTCGTCCCGCCGAAGAAGGGCCGCCGCCACGTCCTCCGCATCGTCCGCGACGTGTTCGCCCACGCGCCGCAGGCGGCGGGCACCCGCATCACCGCCGCCCTCGACCACCTCCTCCACGTCCTCCGCCGCCGCGCGATTGTGGTCGTCGTCAGCGACTTCTTCGACCGGGGCTACGAGCGCAAGCTCCGCGCCCTCTCGGCGCGGCACGACGTGGTCGCCGTCCACCTCCGCGACCCGCGCGAGGTCGCCCTGCCGAACGTCGGTCTGCTCACGCTGCGCGACGCGGAGTCGGGCCGCCCAGTGCTCGTCGATACCGGCAGCCGTGCCGCGCGCGAGGCGTTCGCCCGGCAGGCCGAGGCGCGGCAGGCCGAGATCGAGACGGCGCTGCGGAGCGCCCGCGTGGACACCGTCCGCGTGCAGACCGACGAGGACTACGTCGAGCCGCTCGTCGGGTTTTTCCGGCAGCGCAACCGGGCGGCGTAA